The sequence TGCTCTCCGGAGAGCCCCATCGGTGACGAACATCTCGACGATGGCCCTGGTGCCAGCACGCAAGCGGCACTGTTCACCCCTCCCAACATCGCACTCGGCAAGCCGACGATGCAGTCGAGCAACTACCCCGGTGGTGGCGGCGCGGCGGCGCTCGCGGTGGATGGCAACACCAACGGCAACTGGGGCGCGAACTCAGTCACCCATACCAACAACGAGTCCCAGCCCTGGTGGCAGGTCGACCTCCAGGGTCTGGCCAACATCTCCACCGTGGTCCTCCACAACCGCACCGACTGCTGCGCGGACCGGCTCCAGAACTTCCGCGTTCGCGTCTCCTCGGACGGGTTCAACTGGCAGGACTACCCCTACGCGGGCGTCGCGCCGACGCAGAGCACGTTCAACATCAACCGCTCGGCTCGCTATGTGCGCGTGCAGCTCGACGGCACCAATCCCCTGAGTCTCGCCGAGGTCCAGGTCTTTGCCTCGGAGACTCCCGGGTCGGGCGGCGCCAACATCGGCAACACCGTGTATGGCCATTGGAGCGGCTCCGGCGGGCGGTCCGCCTCCCATCCGTCCAACCGGCAGTTCTTCGTGGACGTCTACGGAATGAACGAGCCCGTGAGCTTCCTGCTCAGCTCCTCCGCCAATGCCTATCTCTACCTGCTGGATGGGAATGGCAACGTCATCGCGGAGGATGACAACGGCGGGGGCGGCACCCACGCGCGCATCTCTCGCGTCCTGCAAGCGGGGACCTACAAGCTGGTCGCGGCGACCGCCACCGCCGGCCAGTCGGCCGAGTTCACGCTCGCCGCGGACCGGGCCGTGCTGCGCTATCCGCAGCGCCTCCGCGTCCAGGCGGCCACGTATTTCAATTGGGTCTACGACGACTACAAGACGGGGGCCAACGACGACGTGTCCGTCTGGCGCGCGGACCTCAGCCGGTATCCGGGCTACTACTCGCTCGGCGACGTGGCCATGCCCTCGCATGGTGAAGCGCCCCGGATGACGTTCGTGGTCTCCGGCGAGGGAGACCTGCTCGCGCGGCCGGTGGACTACAACTGGGTTTGGAGCGACTGGGGCTCCGGTGGTGAGCACGACGTGTCCTTCTGGGACCCGGTGCCGCCCTCGGGCTACACGTGCCTGGGCACCGTCACGGTGCTCGGCTACGACAAGCCCTCCACCGACCTCATCCGGTGCGTACGGAGCGAGTACGTGCTGCCGGCCAATCCCGCCTATGTGTGGGACGACGCGGGCTCCGGTGCGGACAACGACGTGAGCCTGTCGCAGGCGGAGCCGCGCGACTACCGGGGGCTGGGCCTGTCCACCTTCAAGGGACAGAACTACTACGGGGCTGCGGACCCCAACCGTTTCTGGGTCCTCAACAAGAGCGCCACCGCCAATCCGGAGCTGATGGGGTTGCCCGTGGACGCGCAGACGGCGCTCCAGTTCGCGCCGCGCGTGTGGCTGCACGGCGAGGAGTACTACTTCCCCTCGTCGGTCGAGCACTTCCTGGCCAACGTGCACGTGGAGGGCAACAACCTGGTGACCAACCAGCCCCTGGGCTGTGACTCCTGCACGGACCCGGTGTTCCTCGACGGCCAGCGTCCGGACCAGGTCCCCGTGCCGATGTACGTGGAGCTCGTCCAGCGCACGCAGAACGGCCTGCCCACCAACATCACCGACATCATCTATTGGACCTTCTACCCGTATAACAACGGCAAGCGCGTATGCATTGGCTGGTACTCGCCCTGGGGATGCGTGGGTGCGTACTCCACCTTCGGCAACCACGTGGGCGACTGGGAGCACATGACGGTGCGCTTCGTCGATGGCCGGCCGGAAGTGGTGTACCTGAGCCAGCACTCGGGAGGAGAGACGTTCCTGTACGGCTCCAAGTGGTTGACGCTCGTGGACACCAGCCACCCGGAGGCCTACTCGGCGATGGGCTCGCACGGCCTCTATCGGGATGCGGCCCGGCACATCTACCAGAACCTTCCCAACGGGGACTTCCTCGCCGACGACACGGGCCGGGGAATCGCGTGGAATGGGTGGGTGCGGCCGGTGGTGTTCCCGTGGCAGCCCACCGGCACGTATGCCGGAAGCCTGTCCTGGCTCAACATCACCGCGGATTGGGGCAACCCCGAGGGAGGCTGTGGCCTGAGCGAGCCCGTGAGTGGCCAGTGCGTGCGCAACGGTGGACCGACGGCGCCCATGTTGAAGGGCTTCTCTCAGCCCCCGGCCCTGACGCTGGAGTGAGCGCAGGCGGCGTCAGCGCCCGGTGCGCCTGACGCAGTTGAGTGACGTCGAGGTCTGACGCCCGCACGCCCGGAGAATGGGGCGCGCGGGCACGTTCATGCGAGCGAGGGCAGGCGTCGTCATCGCCCGGTATGCTTGGCTCAATTGAATGACGTTGGCGTCCGACGCCCGACCGCCCGGGAAATGGGGGCGGGCGCCCGTGCATCAGTCGGCCGCGGGCACCATGTCCGGAGGCGGAGACTGGCGCTGGGCTTCCTCTCGGGCCATGAACATGACGCCCACCAGGGCCATGACTCCGCCGAGGAGCTGAATCCAGTCGGGTGTCTCGCCCAGCAGGGGCACGGCCCACAGCGTGGCCAGCACCGGCTCACCGAGCGCGGCCACCGAGACGAAGGGCGCGGACAGGTGGCGCACGGAAGCGTTGAGCATCGAGTGACCGATGAGCTGGGGCACGAGCGCCAGGCCCACCAGCACCATCCACGTGCGCGGCGTGAAGCCGGTGAGCGGCGAGTCCACGAAGGCATGCGTCACCAGCAGCGCCACCGCGGCCACCGAGTACACGACGCCCACGTAGCTGCCGAGCGACAGTGCCTCCCGCACGCGCCGGCCGATGACGAAGTACACGGCCGCGAGGACGGCACCCAGCACCGCGAGCATGTCGCCCCACAGCGCGGAGCCACCGAGCGCGAAGTCACGCGCGCCGATGAGCACGCTGCCCGCGAGGCACAGGGCAATGGCGCCGAGCCCTCGCGAGCCCACGCGCTCGGACAGGGACATCCAGGCGAACAGCGTCACCCAGACGGGCGTCGTGGTGACGAGCGCCACGGAGCTGGCCACGGTGGTGTACCGCAGCGAGGCAATCCACGTGGCGAAGTGCAGCGCGAGGGCGAGACCGGAGAGCACCAGCCAGCCCCACGTGCGCGAAGTGAGCGCGGCCAGCTCGGAGCGGCCGCGCAGCAGTGCGAGCAACAGCAGCGGCGCGGAGGCGAACGTGAGGCGCCACGCGGAGATGGCCAGCGATGGCGCCTCCGCGAAGCGGATGAGCGGGGCGGCCCACGAGACGGC comes from Pyxidicoccus parkwaysis and encodes:
- a CDS encoding Vps62-related protein, yielding MPFTRTFRLPWLIGLAGAALLGACSPESPIGDEHLDDGPGASTQAALFTPPNIALGKPTMQSSNYPGGGGAAALAVDGNTNGNWGANSVTHTNNESQPWWQVDLQGLANISTVVLHNRTDCCADRLQNFRVRVSSDGFNWQDYPYAGVAPTQSTFNINRSARYVRVQLDGTNPLSLAEVQVFASETPGSGGANIGNTVYGHWSGSGGRSASHPSNRQFFVDVYGMNEPVSFLLSSSANAYLYLLDGNGNVIAEDDNGGGGTHARISRVLQAGTYKLVAATATAGQSAEFTLAADRAVLRYPQRLRVQAATYFNWVYDDYKTGANDDVSVWRADLSRYPGYYSLGDVAMPSHGEAPRMTFVVSGEGDLLARPVDYNWVWSDWGSGGEHDVSFWDPVPPSGYTCLGTVTVLGYDKPSTDLIRCVRSEYVLPANPAYVWDDAGSGADNDVSLSQAEPRDYRGLGLSTFKGQNYYGAADPNRFWVLNKSATANPELMGLPVDAQTALQFAPRVWLHGEEYYFPSSVEHFLANVHVEGNNLVTNQPLGCDSCTDPVFLDGQRPDQVPVPMYVELVQRTQNGLPTNITDIIYWTFYPYNNGKRVCIGWYSPWGCVGAYSTFGNHVGDWEHMTVRFVDGRPEVVYLSQHSGGETFLYGSKWLTLVDTSHPEAYSAMGSHGLYRDAARHIYQNLPNGDFLADDTGRGIAWNGWVRPVVFPWQPTGTYAGSLSWLNITADWGNPEGGCGLSEPVSGQCVRNGGPTAPMLKGFSQPPALTLE
- a CDS encoding DMT family transporter, which gives rise to MSAPASRARVYGGLVLGVVAVSWAAPLIRFAEAPSLAISAWRLTFASAPLLLLALLRGRSELAALTSRTWGWLVLSGLALALHFATWIASLRYTTVASSVALVTTTPVWVTLFAWMSLSERVGSRGLGAIALCLAGSVLIGARDFALGGSALWGDMLAVLGAVLAAVYFVIGRRVREALSLGSYVGVVYSVAAVALLVTHAFVDSPLTGFTPRTWMVLVGLALVPQLIGHSMLNASVRHLSAPFVSVAALGEPVLATLWAVPLLGETPDWIQLLGGVMALVGVMFMAREEAQRQSPPPDMVPAAD